The Nitrospirota bacterium genome contains a region encoding:
- the uvrC gene encoding excinuclease ABC subunit UvrC encodes MATSQELQSKLDHLPDQPGVYLFRDSQGELLYIGKASVLSNRVRSYFQKGADHSPKNAVLVGHIADLETIVTRSELEALILESNLIKQHRPRFNVVLRDDKQYPYLRLPIKEDFPRLSIVRRVQKDGALYYGPYTPAGALRETLKVIKKSFPLATCTIDINGKAERACIEFEIKRCMAPCTGNQSKEDYHHIVAQVRQFLEGRDHELLDDLRAQMESAAEREEFEEAARLRDRLFNIERTLEKQRITQTTTTDQDVIGLARQGTAVDLQILFVRGGLLIGRKDFFWPHSADAVDEELVRSAIEQFYNKDGQPPKELLIPTELDDVRVIEEWLSGKRGNTVRVVAPERGVKHQLLLLAEENAAAAVANHLRDEEVGQQAVEELKRLIRLEVLPRRIEGFDISNTMGQQSVASMVVWEDGQMKKADYRRFTIQTVIGADDFASMQEVVMRRYGDSEHLARPDLILIDGGLGQLAAAMEGLRRVGHPDLAIMGLAKARGEKEERIFLPGRKNPILLRANSPATHLVQRIRDEAHRFAITFHRKLRGKSMLASPLDRVRGIGEVTRNRLLKQFGSLENISAASDKALQDAGLDTRTLTELRKALAE; translated from the coding sequence ATGGCTACATCCCAAGAACTGCAATCCAAGCTCGACCACCTCCCAGATCAACCAGGGGTCTATCTATTCAGGGATTCACAGGGTGAGCTGCTCTACATCGGGAAGGCCTCAGTCCTCTCCAACCGTGTGCGGTCCTACTTTCAGAAAGGGGCCGATCATTCCCCGAAAAACGCCGTCCTGGTCGGCCATATCGCAGACCTCGAAACGATTGTCACCCGCTCGGAACTCGAAGCGCTGATTCTGGAAAGCAATCTGATCAAGCAGCATCGTCCGCGATTCAACGTGGTCTTACGGGACGACAAACAATACCCCTACCTCCGGCTGCCAATTAAAGAGGACTTTCCCCGCCTCTCCATCGTGCGCCGCGTACAGAAAGACGGCGCGCTCTATTATGGCCCCTACACGCCGGCAGGCGCCTTGCGGGAAACCTTGAAAGTGATCAAGAAGTCCTTTCCCCTGGCGACTTGCACGATCGACATCAACGGCAAGGCGGAACGGGCCTGCATCGAATTCGAAATCAAACGCTGCATGGCCCCCTGCACCGGCAATCAATCGAAAGAGGACTACCACCACATCGTCGCCCAGGTTCGCCAGTTCCTCGAAGGGCGCGACCATGAGTTGCTGGACGATTTGCGGGCCCAGATGGAATCGGCGGCGGAGCGGGAGGAATTCGAAGAGGCCGCCCGCTTGCGTGACCGGCTCTTCAACATCGAACGTACGCTGGAGAAGCAACGTATCACCCAAACGACGACGACCGATCAGGACGTGATTGGGCTGGCGCGGCAAGGCACAGCGGTCGATCTCCAGATTCTCTTCGTGCGCGGAGGCCTCCTCATCGGACGTAAAGATTTCTTTTGGCCCCATTCAGCCGACGCCGTAGACGAAGAACTGGTTCGATCGGCCATTGAGCAGTTCTACAACAAAGACGGCCAACCGCCCAAAGAGCTGCTCATTCCCACCGAACTCGACGACGTCAGGGTCATCGAAGAATGGCTCTCAGGCAAACGCGGAAACACCGTCCGCGTCGTGGCACCGGAGCGTGGCGTGAAACACCAATTGCTCCTCCTGGCAGAGGAAAATGCCGCCGCCGCCGTCGCCAACCACCTGCGAGACGAAGAAGTCGGACAGCAGGCTGTCGAAGAACTCAAGCGGCTCATCCGGCTGGAGGTCCTGCCCCGGCGTATCGAGGGGTTCGACATTTCGAATACGATGGGCCAGCAATCCGTCGCCTCCATGGTCGTGTGGGAAGATGGCCAGATGAAGAAAGCGGATTATCGGCGATTCACCATCCAAACCGTCATTGGCGCCGACGACTTCGCCAGCATGCAGGAAGTCGTCATGCGCCGCTACGGAGATAGCGAGCATCTCGCGCGCCCGGATCTCATCCTCATCGACGGAGGGCTCGGCCAACTCGCCGCGGCCATGGAAGGGCTGAGACGGGTCGGACATCCAGACTTGGCTATTATGGGCCTGGCCAAAGCACGCGGTGAAAAGGAGGAGCGGATTTTCCTCCCCGGCCGGAAAAACCCCATTCTCCTGCGCGCGAACTCTCCGGCGACCCATCTCGTCCAACGTATCCGCGACGAGGCTCATCGCTTTGCGATCACCTTCCATCGCAAACTGCGAGGCAAGTCCATGCTGGCCTCTCCACTCGATCGCGTACGCGGCATCGGCGAGGTCACACGGAATCGACTCCTCAAACAGTTCGGCAGTCTCGAAAATATCTCGGCGGCCAGCGACAAGGCGCTGCAGGACGCCGGTCTTGATACTAGGACTCTCACGGAGCTTCGGAAAGCACTCGCCGAATAG
- a CDS encoding PAS domain S-box protein, translating into MSVSQDRTNLPFTELAHLRALVAQLEQKLAVQECGQDAEQRVRERAEGLEQAVADLEAEVARRTQVEATLKANEQQYQTLYDDNPSMYFTLSHEGTVLSVNAYGAEQLGYSKKELTNHSVLRVFDPQSHQAVLEQLSACAASPSTLFHWEIQKIRKDGTRLWVKERARAIQDGAGKILILVVCDDITLRKQVESTLHESEQAIRSLQAATSAPGLTFEQRMQTVLELGCLRFRMPIGVLTRVVGDYIELNQVWPATGNPAPGALIPLSQSFCSATLQTEGPLCFEHAGSSDWRHHPGYAALGIESYIGTKLLEQHRVYGTVCFFGPDPYPGTFSEADKDFLQLMARWISGELDRRQTEQRLRKINECFLEFGSDPLANINRLTALAGELLGGTCALYSRLEGELLCSIGQWQTPPDFNPVDQAKGHLCCDLIQQGEKHLRTIRHLAETSYATTDPNVGRFRLETYVGKVVTRGQESVGSLCIVFQHDFIPTEADERFIGILASAIETEEARILAQEALRVSEERFAKAFQLSPHPIILTEFETGRCLEVNDAALTLFGYQRDEAIGQTVLSLGLWPTPEDRARYFQQLQNEGSVKNRELGMWKKDRTAIYLLVSSERITLNGTPCLITVGHDITDRKQAELALRITQCAVDRAADMVFWIDTESRFVNVNDAACQRLGYSREELLSMRVADIDPDHQTEPSPRLLEELRQAGQLRFETRHRTKNGEIYPVEIVVNYVAFEGQELNFAFARDISERKLAEEALRTSEVQWRQFVANAPVGLVIMDNHKRLLSANKAFCALTGYSEREVVGNTYALYTHPDDLPDNLALTNAFFEDTRSSYTYEKRYIRKTGDMIWVSVTTTGIELPGQTGPLLLAVVKDISERMRVTEERERISQDLHDGILQSLYAVGMGLEHTRQRVKRTSPTNARRLDTSVAQLNDVIREVRSFIPRMQAPAIQHGAFDQALLAIVQSLAVAGAGDIELAIDKSVAEGLSHTQCGPVLSIAKEAMSNSLRHAGAAHRRVTVQLYRGKFRLEVSDDGEGFRPTARKSSGLGLANMRARARKLGARLTIRSRPGQGTQVVLNIPLPAPQATA; encoded by the coding sequence ATGAGCGTTTCTCAGGATCGCACAAACCTTCCCTTCACCGAACTCGCCCACCTTCGTGCGCTCGTGGCGCAACTCGAACAGAAGCTCGCGGTACAAGAATGTGGCCAAGACGCTGAGCAACGAGTCCGCGAGCGCGCCGAAGGACTGGAACAGGCGGTTGCTGATCTTGAGGCGGAGGTTGCACGAAGAACCCAAGTGGAGGCGACGCTCAAAGCCAACGAACAGCAGTACCAGACCCTGTACGACGACAATCCTTCCATGTACTTCACCCTCTCACATGAGGGCACCGTCCTGTCAGTCAATGCCTATGGGGCAGAGCAACTGGGGTACAGCAAGAAGGAACTGACGAATCACTCTGTACTCCGCGTATTCGATCCCCAGAGCCATCAGGCCGTGCTCGAACAATTGAGCGCATGCGCCGCCAGTCCCTCTACGCTCTTCCACTGGGAAATCCAAAAGATCCGTAAGGACGGCACCAGGCTGTGGGTCAAAGAGCGTGCGCGTGCGATTCAGGACGGAGCAGGCAAAATCTTGATTCTCGTCGTCTGCGACGACATCACCCTCCGCAAACAGGTCGAGTCGACGCTGCACGAAAGCGAGCAGGCCATCCGGTCCCTCCAAGCCGCGACCTCGGCGCCAGGCCTGACATTCGAGCAACGAATGCAGACGGTACTGGAACTCGGCTGCCTCCGCTTCCGGATGCCGATCGGCGTGCTGACCAGAGTCGTAGGCGACTACATCGAACTGAATCAGGTCTGGCCAGCGACCGGTAATCCGGCCCCAGGCGCACTGATCCCCCTCTCCCAATCCTTCTGTAGCGCCACGCTGCAGACGGAAGGGCCCTTGTGTTTTGAACATGCAGGATCGTCCGACTGGCGCCATCATCCCGGGTATGCCGCCCTGGGCATAGAGAGCTACATCGGCACGAAACTGTTGGAACAGCACCGAGTATATGGCACGGTGTGTTTCTTCGGGCCAGACCCCTATCCAGGGACATTCAGCGAGGCGGACAAAGACTTCCTTCAGTTAATGGCGCGATGGATCAGCGGAGAGCTAGACCGCAGGCAGACTGAGCAGAGATTGAGAAAAATCAACGAATGTTTCCTGGAGTTCGGAAGCGATCCCTTGGCGAACATCAATCGCCTGACGGCCCTGGCCGGAGAACTGCTCGGAGGCACCTGCGCCCTGTACTCTCGTCTTGAGGGGGAGCTCCTCTGTTCGATCGGCCAATGGCAGACTCCTCCTGATTTTAATCCGGTAGACCAAGCTAAAGGGCATCTCTGTTGCGACCTTATCCAGCAGGGAGAGAAACACCTCCGTACCATTCGTCATCTCGCAGAGACGTCCTATGCCACGACAGACCCCAATGTCGGCCGCTTTCGCTTGGAAACCTACGTCGGCAAAGTCGTAACCCGTGGCCAAGAGTCGGTCGGATCGCTCTGCATCGTCTTTCAGCACGATTTTATTCCGACCGAGGCAGACGAACGATTCATAGGTATTCTGGCGTCAGCGATCGAGACCGAAGAAGCACGTATCCTAGCACAGGAGGCACTGCGGGTCAGCGAAGAACGATTCGCCAAAGCCTTCCAATTAAGCCCCCACCCGATCATTCTCACGGAATTCGAGACCGGACGCTGTCTGGAAGTGAATGATGCAGCGCTGACGCTGTTCGGCTACCAACGGGATGAAGCCATCGGCCAAACCGTTCTCTCGCTCGGTCTATGGCCGACCCCCGAGGACCGCGCCCGGTACTTTCAACAACTGCAGAATGAGGGATCCGTTAAGAATCGTGAGCTCGGCATGTGGAAGAAGGATCGTACGGCCATCTACCTGCTCGTCTCGAGCGAACGGATCACTCTCAATGGAACCCCCTGCCTCATCACGGTCGGCCACGACATTACCGACCGGAAGCAGGCGGAACTGGCGCTGCGTATCACCCAATGCGCGGTCGACCGGGCCGCCGACATGGTGTTCTGGATCGATACGGAATCACGCTTCGTCAATGTGAACGATGCAGCCTGCCAACGGCTCGGGTACTCGAGGGAAGAGCTTCTCTCCATGCGTGTGGCAGACATCGATCCCGACCATCAGACTGAGCCATCGCCACGTCTATTAGAAGAACTTCGGCAGGCCGGACAGCTCCGATTTGAAACACGCCACCGGACGAAGAACGGCGAGATCTATCCGGTGGAGATCGTCGTCAACTACGTGGCCTTCGAAGGCCAGGAGTTGAATTTTGCCTTTGCGCGGGACATTTCAGAACGAAAGCTGGCAGAAGAGGCCCTCCGCACCAGTGAAGTCCAGTGGCGTCAGTTCGTGGCAAATGCACCGGTCGGACTGGTCATTATGGACAACCACAAACGACTCCTGAGTGCCAACAAGGCTTTCTGCGCTCTGACAGGATACAGTGAACGGGAAGTCGTTGGGAATACCTATGCCCTCTATACCCATCCGGACGATCTACCCGACAATCTTGCCCTCACGAATGCCTTCTTTGAGGACACACGTTCCAGCTATACCTACGAAAAACGCTACATCCGGAAAACCGGGGATATGATCTGGGTCTCCGTCACCACCACCGGGATCGAACTGCCTGGCCAGACCGGCCCGCTTCTGCTCGCGGTGGTCAAAGATATTTCCGAACGGATGCGGGTCACGGAGGAACGGGAACGGATTAGTCAGGACCTCCATGACGGTATCCTTCAATCGCTCTATGCGGTCGGCATGGGGTTGGAACATACCCGGCAGCGCGTGAAGCGGACCTCCCCCACAAACGCCCGCCGGCTGGATACCTCCGTCGCCCAACTAAACGATGTCATCCGCGAAGTGAGAAGCTTCATCCCTCGCATGCAAGCACCCGCCATCCAGCATGGCGCATTCGACCAGGCACTCCTCGCCATCGTACAATCGTTGGCCGTTGCCGGCGCAGGCGACATAGAACTGGCCATCGACAAGTCCGTTGCCGAAGGACTCTCACATACCCAATGCGGCCCTGTACTCAGCATCGCCAAAGAAGCCATGAGCAACAGCCTCCGACATGCTGGAGCCGCTCACCGCAGGGTCACCGTCCAACTCTATCGTGGGAAGTTCAGACTGGAAGTTTCCGATGATGGGGAGGGCTTCCGCCCAACAGCCCGGAAATCATCCGGGCTGGGCCTCGCCAACATGAGGGCACGGGCGCGAAAACTCGGCGCGAGGCTTACGATCAGATCCCGTCCTGGACAAGGCACGCAGGTCGTGCTCAACATCCCTCTACCTGCCCCACAAGCCACGGCATAG